A single region of the Dermacentor silvarum isolate Dsil-2018 unplaced genomic scaffold, BIME_Dsil_1.4 Seq191, whole genome shotgun sequence genome encodes:
- the LOC125941745 gene encoding uncharacterized protein LOC125941745 — MRRFHACVMLQSEIDREADISRDIEEQLLGNSFTLAAIVAQSVPSVRRLVWTFQRNERWFEDTLPNLTDFHFKQAFRVTPSTFRYLVESLAGVLNRLSTQMRTAISVEKRVAIGLYRLCSSAEDRTIAHLFAVGRSTVNVLWRQFCTAVIDQLEGQWLCMVRRNDMPDHVREFFAVTGFPQAVGALNGCHFPVSPPKEHATDYYNYKGWYSIILLALVDHRYRFRYIRVGSPGRCHDASVYADSELKNLVESAHFKTPHAIIEGTSVAPVILCDQAFPLTQNLMKPYANPQDGTPQQVFNYNLSRTRRIVENAFGRMKARFRFVAKRTECRLPNSRKAIRACCILHNICEEFRDNVEQPWEQEAQQLAALYVQPFHNTQAHTEVGEETRTAFAKYFSKRAPHSLGASSDV; from the exons ATGAGGCGCTTTCATGCGTGTGTCATGCTGCAAAGTGAAATTGACAGAGAAGCGGATATTTCAAGGGACATCGAGGAACAGCTACTAGGAAACTCCTTTACCCTAGCTGCCATTGTAGCTCAAAGTGTACCCTCTGTGCGCCGCTTGGTGTGGACATTCCAAAGAAATGAACGCTGGTTCGAGGACACGCTGCCTAACCTGACGGATTTTCACTTCAAGCAGGCATTTCGCGTGACTCCGAGTACATTCAGGTACCTTGTTGAGTCACTGGCTGGTGTTTTGAACCGCCTGAGCACACAAATGCGCACGGCCATCTCTGTGGAGAAAAGAGTCGCTATTGGACTTTATCGATTGTGTTCGTCCGCTGAAGACAGAACGATAGCCCATTTATTTGCTGTCGGTCGTTCTACTGTGAATGTGCTGTGGAGACAGTTCTGCACAGCTGTTATTGATCAGTTGGAAGGCCAGTGGCTCTGCATGGTGCGCCGCAACGACATGCCCGACCACGTCAGAGAATTTTTTGCCGTGACGGGCTTCCCCCAAGCTGTAGGAGCCCTCAATGGATGCCATTTCCCTGTGTCGCCACCGAAGGAGCACGCAACCGACTACTACAACTACAAAGGGTG GTACAGCATTATACTGCTGGCGTTAGTGGACCACAGGTATCGGTTCAGGTATATCCGGGTTGGAAGCCCGGGGAGGTGCCATGACGCAAGTGTGTATGCAGACTCGGAACTCAAAAACCTTGTTGAGAGTGCTCACTTCAAGACTCCTCACGCAATCATTGAGGGCACTAGTGTTGCACCCGTCATATTGTGCGATCAGGCATTTCCTTTGACGCAGAACCTGATGAAGCCTTATGCAAATCCTCAAGATGGAACACCACAACAAGTATTTAACTACAATCTCTCAAGAACAAGAAGAATAGTAGAGAATGCGTTTGGAAGAATGAAAGCTCGTTTCCGGTTTGTTGCAAAAAGAACAGAATGCCGCCTGCCTAACTCAAGAAAAGCAATCAGGGCTTGTTGCATTTTGCACAATATCTGCGAGGAGTTTCGGGACAATGTCGAGCAGCCATGGGAGCAGGAAGCACAACAACTGGCCGCTCTCTATGTACAGCCTTTTCACAACACACAAGCTCACACAGAAGTGGGTGAAGAAACAAGGACTGCATTCGCAAAATACTTTTCAAAGCGAGCTCCTCATTCCTTGGGAGCTAGTTCAGATGTTTGA
- the LOC125941747 gene encoding myb/SANT-like DNA-binding domain-containing protein 1: MDSSSASKTTWSDAETRAIVHLWEEHLPDLRRAKRNLKVYAAIAENLQALGFDKSTKEVKKKIENLGNKYRLIKRKDTGTGSGAISWPYYWEIHRFLGTLPLHDQTLAQESSCCQTSPAEVILEGIARGDPLQDSQSSDGCPSPLPGMACCPPPCASPPEAGNSCLQSPPDTGTAGPSCEAGLDVSCTNPATKKRKRQPAPSTLVMQLLDEQRQLGISSEPRKDRELQLREEQLKVFKQIASIDERLLSVLEKLANK, from the exons ATGGACTCAAGCAGTGCCTCGAAGACAACGTGGTCCGACGCAGAAACGAGGGCAATCGTACACCTCTGGGAGGAACACTTGCCAGACCTACGCCGTGCGAAGCGCAATTTGAAGGTGTATGCTGCGATCGCGGAGAACCTACAAGCGTTAGGTTTTGACAAGAGTACGAAGGAGGTGAAGAAAAAGATAGAAAATCTAGGAAACAAATACAG GCTCATCAAGCGAAAAGACACCGGAACTGGCTCAGGGGCCATAAGTTGGCCCTATTATTGGGAAATACATCGTTTTTTGGGCACACTGCCACTTCACGACCAAACACTGGCCCAAGAAAGCAGTTGCTGCCAAACATCCCCAGCAGAAGTG ATCCTTGAAGGAATAGCAAGGGGGGACCCCTTGCAAGACAGCCAGTCGAGTGACGGGTGCCCGTCACCTCTCCCTGGGATGGCATGCTGCCCCCCACCATGTGCATCGCCACCTGAGGCAGGGAACTCTTGTCTACAATCCCCCCCTGACACAGGAACAGCTGGCCCCAGCTGCGAAGCTGGATTGGATGTCAGCTGTACAAATCCAGCAACCAAAAAACGGAAGCGGCAACCAGCTCCGTCCACCCTCGTGATGCAGCTGCTGGACGAGCAGCGCCAGCTTGGTATTTCCTCGGAGCCGAGGAAAGATAGGGAGCTGCAGCTCAGAGAAGAACAGCTCAAGGTGTTCAAGCAGATAGCCAGCATTGATGAAAGATTGCTGTCTGTGCTGGAGAAGCTGGCAAATAAATGA